The following proteins are co-located in the Argopecten irradians isolate NY chromosome 9, Ai_NY, whole genome shotgun sequence genome:
- the LOC138332252 gene encoding neuronal acetylcholine receptor subunit beta-3-like, which translates to MKDLAILWLTVQTLGFCVCQKYSFERENELRTILFETKEYNLFARPRTTVDIVVSLNIINFNDLNIKEQQLTTTAYFLLSWDDKRLFWDDINPYRYDVTRLFTSEEFVWHPSVVIDNSISDLAAMSDDGSPISVTTKGELTWRISGIFETFCEIDTLLYPFDTQICSISMTSLAYSMREINLLFSEEPVDTRDLHENGEWYYMGYNTSRSIISRETQTYSSLKFHFQLKRRPLYHVLNTLVPTISLAFLTCTVFKLPADSGEKIGYSLTVVLSYAVYLTLVADSVPSSSTTVSILSIYIVCTLILGMLSVVLTIIVLRCYHSNEETPVPNLLRHICRINLKKIISDCRRRRQISDREDKDPKPEIEKSESTDDPTKTVTWQDVARTLDNVFFWLYFVIVFSGTGCLVIIFITVYYNSA; encoded by the exons ATGAAGGACCTGGCAATCCTCTGGCTTACAG TGCAAACATTGGGATTCTGCGTCTGTCAAAAATACTCATTTGAACGAGAGAACGAGCTCCGTACAATACTTTTTGAGACCAAAGAATACAACCTATTCGCACGTCCACGGACAACTGTGGACATTGTTGTTTCATTGAACATTATCAACTTCAATGATTTG AATATCAAGGAACAACAGTTAACGACGACAGCCTACTTTCTGTTG TCGTGGGATGACAAGCGATTGTTTTGGGACGACATCAACCCATACCGGTACGATGTTACAAGGCTGTTTACCTCCGAGGAGTTTGTATGGCATCCGTCAGTGGTCATCGACAATTC AATAAGTGACTTGGCCGCTATGAGTGACGATGGTAGCCCGATATCGGTGACTACCAAGGGGGAGCTGACTTGGAGAATATCGGGGATATTTGAAACCTTCTGTGAAATAGACACACTACTCTATCCATTTGATACACAGATCTGTTCTATCAGCATGACGTCATTAGCCTACAGCATGAGAGAAATAAATCTACTATTCAGTGAGGAACCTGTGGACACGCGAGATTTACACGAGAATGGAGAATGGTATTACATGGGTTACAACACGTCCAGGAGCATAATATCCAGGGAGACGCAGACGTATTCCTCACTTAAGTTCCATTTCCAGCTGAAACGTCGACCGCTGTACCACGTCTTGAACACGCTTGTTCCAACAATATCCCTTGCTTTCCTTACCTGTACAGTGTTCAAACTTCCTGCCGACTCTGGTGAAAAGATTGGCTACTCTCTCACGGTCGTCCTATCATATGCAGTATATTTGACTCTGGTTGCCGATAGTGTTCCCTCCTCCTCAACCACTGTGTCAATTCTAT CTATCTACATAGTCTGTACCCTGATACTAGGAATGTTGTCTGTCGTTTTAACCATAATAGTTCTCCGCTGTTACCATAGCAACGAAGAAACTCCGGTTCCGAACTTGCTCCGGCATATCTGCAGGATTAATCTAAAGAAGATAATCAGCGATTGTCGAAGACGTCGACAAATCTCGGACCGCGAGGACAAAGATCCGAAACCCGAAATAGAAAAGTCTGAGTCTACAGATGACCCAACGAAAACTGTGACGTGGCAGGACGTAGCACGGACCCTAGACAATGTGTTCTTTTGGTTGTACTTTGTGATAGTGTTCTCCGGTACAGGGTGTTTAGTCATCATATTTATCACTGTCTATTATAATAGTGCATGA